A single window of Archangium lipolyticum DNA harbors:
- a CDS encoding glutathione S-transferase family protein: MLILHQGPAAFGIGNISPFCLKLEAYLRMAGLPYTAKEADYGKAPKGKIPFIEEDGSFLGDSQLIIEHLKRKHGDPLDAKLSAEEVAGGHLVRRVLEDSLYWHIVHERWVSQEGWRIYKPIFEAIFPPVVGKLVVPMIRRGMTKAMRTQGLGRHRPEEILEMGKADISAVATVLGDKPFLLGDNPTSFDAALYAFIVSIIAFPVDSPLRKYTLAQQNLVRYCERFQQRFF, from the coding sequence ATGCTCATCCTTCATCAAGGCCCCGCCGCGTTCGGCATCGGCAACATCAGCCCCTTCTGCCTGAAGCTGGAGGCCTATCTCCGGATGGCTGGGCTCCCCTACACGGCGAAGGAGGCCGACTACGGGAAGGCCCCCAAGGGGAAGATCCCCTTCATCGAGGAGGATGGCTCGTTCCTGGGTGACTCCCAGCTCATCATCGAGCACCTCAAGCGCAAGCACGGAGACCCACTCGACGCGAAGCTCAGCGCGGAAGAGGTCGCCGGGGGCCACCTGGTACGGCGCGTGTTGGAGGACAGCCTCTACTGGCACATCGTCCACGAGCGCTGGGTCTCACAGGAAGGGTGGCGGATCTACAAGCCCATCTTCGAAGCCATCTTCCCGCCTGTCGTCGGCAAGCTCGTCGTGCCCATGATTCGCCGGGGGATGACCAAGGCGATGCGCACCCAGGGCCTGGGCCGCCACCGGCCGGAGGAGATCCTGGAGATGGGCAAGGCGGACATCTCCGCGGTAGCGACGGTGCTCGGCGACAAGCCGTTCCTCCTGGGAGACAACCCCACCTCGTTCGACGCGGCGCTCTACGCGTTCATCGTGAGCATCATCGCGTTTCCGGTGGACTCACCGCTTCGGAAGTACACGCTGGCGCAGCAGAACCTGGTGCGCTACTGCGAGCGCTTCCAGCAGCGCTTCTTTTGA
- a CDS encoding TonB-dependent receptor domain-containing protein gives MWISCLVLCLLGAAADVPVTPPVPLEAAPPVMPADAPPLAAPATVLLRLTIDAQGEVSHVEVRESAGVSFDRAAMAAAVRWRFQPARRGEVPLEVQADVPVTFTPPEPVAGVAHGDDPHPSPLPEGEGADTAGSTGADTLTPTLSRREREEGGPSFATTVRGQTSAPPPAAVGDFHIPVGQLADVPRNSASDLMLLAPGVMLANHGGEGHADTIFIRGFDAGEGKDVEFRLNGVPLNEVSHAHGHGYADTYFIIPELVDSLRVTEGPYDPSQGDFGVAGTVEYQLGLKRRGLTASASYGSFASRRLSLVWGPPESSEATFVGLLLRQGHGFGPNRAYANAGAMAQVEFRVGDETRLRLFGASYAARFSSAGVVRETDVVDGRMPCAADADAQFFCLYDPNQGGAGQRHLVSAELQSRLRRGGRFVQQGFVVLRQMRIRDNFTGFLNDEPPIGEQQRGDNNEQYYRGTTLGLRGRYTPGLTWLKQPQPLELGYVARFDDVLTRARRLRDHGGAPYRTLFDNQVRTTNLGAYASLRLAPLSWLTLRGGLRFDTFLFGVEDQNRPASDRQGTRIPEESVEAYGFFASPRASAEVRLSPHLTWLTSAGLGARSSDAAALSDAELAPYARVTSAETGLGWKLGGEGRPYSLEARGAVFATRVSQDLVFDETAGRNQPVGPSQRLGAFASSRFTLEERLDVQASVAWARATLPLPGASPWKPWEGTVMPYIPQLLGRLDASVRGDVSIAGVPVGWNLALGHSAIGPKPLPLDRYSDPIFLFDVAARARWNWMELGVSVTNLLDARWREAEFNYVSNFRGPDAPASLMATRHFSAGAPRTFQGTLTVYLDFEQEEPQP, from the coding sequence ATGTGGATTTCCTGTCTGGTGCTCTGCCTGCTGGGCGCCGCGGCCGATGTGCCAGTGACTCCCCCTGTGCCCCTGGAGGCCGCTCCCCCGGTGATGCCCGCGGACGCGCCCCCTCTGGCTGCCCCCGCCACCGTGCTCCTGCGCCTCACCATCGACGCGCAGGGCGAGGTGTCCCACGTGGAGGTCCGTGAGTCGGCCGGGGTTTCGTTCGACCGCGCCGCCATGGCCGCCGCCGTTCGCTGGCGCTTTCAGCCCGCTCGGCGCGGCGAGGTGCCCCTGGAGGTCCAGGCGGATGTGCCTGTGACTTTCACGCCTCCTGAACCGGTGGCCGGCGTTGCGCACGGGGATGACCCTCACCCCAGCCCTCTCCCAGAGGGAGAGGGGGCGGACACGGCGGGGAGTACGGGCGCGGATACCCTCACCCCGACCCTCTCCCGGAGGGAGAGGGAGGAGGGGGGGCCTTCGTTCGCCACCACCGTTCGCGGTCAGACGTCCGCTCCTCCTCCCGCCGCCGTCGGTGACTTTCATATCCCCGTGGGGCAACTCGCGGATGTTCCTCGTAACTCCGCCTCCGATCTCATGTTGTTGGCCCCCGGTGTCATGCTCGCCAACCACGGCGGCGAGGGCCATGCGGACACCATCTTCATCCGTGGCTTCGACGCCGGTGAGGGCAAGGACGTCGAGTTCCGTCTCAATGGTGTCCCCCTCAATGAGGTGTCCCATGCCCATGGTCATGGTTACGCGGACACCTATTTCATCATCCCCGAATTGGTGGATTCGCTGCGCGTCACCGAGGGGCCCTATGACCCCTCCCAGGGTGATTTCGGCGTGGCAGGTACCGTGGAGTACCAGCTGGGTTTGAAGCGCCGTGGACTGACCGCGTCCGCCAGCTATGGCAGCTTCGCCTCGCGCCGGTTGTCCCTGGTTTGGGGGCCTCCCGAGTCCAGTGAGGCCACCTTCGTGGGCCTGCTGCTGCGCCAGGGACATGGTTTCGGACCCAACCGCGCCTACGCCAACGCGGGCGCCATGGCCCAGGTGGAGTTCCGCGTGGGCGACGAGACGCGGCTCCGCCTCTTTGGCGCCAGCTACGCCGCGCGTTTCTCCTCGGCGGGCGTCGTCCGCGAGACGGACGTGGTGGACGGGCGCATGCCCTGCGCGGCCGACGCGGACGCCCAGTTCTTCTGTCTCTACGACCCGAACCAGGGCGGCGCCGGACAGCGCCACCTCGTCTCCGCCGAGCTGCAGTCGCGGCTGCGCCGGGGCGGGCGTTTCGTGCAGCAGGGCTTCGTCGTGCTGCGGCAGATGCGCATCCGCGACAACTTCACCGGCTTCCTCAATGACGAGCCCCCCATCGGCGAGCAGCAGCGCGGCGACAACAACGAGCAGTACTACCGAGGCACCACCCTGGGCCTGCGCGGGCGCTATACGCCGGGGCTCACCTGGCTGAAGCAGCCGCAACCGCTGGAGCTGGGCTACGTGGCCCGCTTCGACGATGTCCTCACCCGCGCCCGGCGCCTGCGCGACCACGGCGGCGCTCCCTACCGCACCCTCTTCGACAACCAGGTGCGCACCACCAACCTGGGCGCCTACGCCTCTCTCCGGCTCGCTCCGCTCTCCTGGCTCACCCTGAGGGGTGGCCTGCGCTTCGACACCTTCCTCTTCGGCGTGGAGGACCAGAACCGGCCCGCCTCCGACAGGCAGGGCACGCGCATTCCCGAGGAGTCCGTCGAGGCCTATGGCTTCTTCGCCAGCCCCCGCGCCTCCGCCGAGGTGCGGCTGTCTCCCCACCTCACCTGGCTCACCAGCGCGGGTCTGGGCGCGCGCTCCAGCGACGCCGCGGCGCTCTCCGACGCGGAGCTCGCTCCCTACGCCCGGGTGACGTCCGCCGAGACGGGCCTGGGTTGGAAGCTGGGCGGGGAAGGGCGGCCGTACTCGCTGGAGGCTCGCGGGGCCGTGTTCGCCACCCGTGTCTCGCAGGACCTCGTCTTCGACGAGACGGCCGGCCGCAACCAGCCCGTGGGCCCCTCGCAGCGGCTGGGCGCCTTCGCCTCCTCGCGCTTCACCCTCGAGGAACGCTTGGATGTCCAGGCCAGTGTCGCCTGGGCTCGCGCCACGCTGCCCCTGCCGGGTGCCTCGCCGTGGAAGCCGTGGGAGGGCACCGTCATGCCCTACATCCCCCAGCTCCTCGGCCGGCTCGATGCCTCCGTGCGCGGCGACGTCTCCATCGCCGGGGTGCCGGTGGGATGGAACCTGGCGCTGGGGCACAGCGCCATCGGACCCAAGCCGCTGCCGCTCGACCGCTACAGCGACCCCATCTTCCTCTTCGACGTGGCGGCTCGGGCCCGGTGGAACTGGATGGAGCTCGGTGTGTCCGTGACGAACCTGTTGGACGCGCGCTGGCGCGAGGCCGAGTTCAACTACGTCTCCAATTTCCGCGGCCCGGACGCGCCGGCCTCTCTCATGGCCACGCGCCACTTCTCCGCGGGAGCCCCTCGCACCTTCCAGGGCACTCTCACCGTCTACCTGGACTTCGAACAGGAGGAGCCACAGCCATGA
- a CDS encoding SGNH/GDSL hydrolase family protein translates to MFSRINGQGVSLAVALAASLTVGSDALASTINQNVSWTLNRSGATSTYRVVAYGDSIFAGYNGSLSSVARRSAPNVEAEYLAKDFNANIEIFRRTKSGAVASDIYNNKIVAERSYMQTSNTRVVMFEMCGNDYLQARSAFTDQTGTCNYSGLDTALANCTSYTEKAMQAINTYATAAKAKIVMNIYYPGFDADNVQTNCTDPATGTRINKRGKFLPYLAKSNWRTCSLAEKYGFKCADAFAEYMAADYDSNGDGQIDRDAIRYRSGETEAAYVTRVTSTLSSTLRDANTHFANSSTSYDYIQSDNTHPTYYLSSTVSVGFFGGTGSGSGGADFTDAQIVNGQNPQWNKWGHERAGWIMSLLDPAAP, encoded by the coding sequence ATGTTCTCTCGTATCAACGGGCAAGGGGTATCCCTTGCCGTTGCGCTCGCGGCCAGCCTCACGGTGGGCAGCGACGCGCTCGCGAGCACCATCAACCAGAACGTTTCGTGGACCCTCAACCGCAGCGGCGCGACCTCGACGTACCGCGTCGTGGCGTATGGAGATTCGATCTTCGCGGGCTACAACGGCTCGCTGAGCAGCGTGGCGCGGCGCTCGGCGCCGAACGTCGAGGCCGAGTACCTGGCCAAGGACTTCAACGCCAACATCGAGATCTTCCGGCGCACGAAGTCGGGCGCGGTCGCCAGCGACATCTACAACAACAAGATCGTCGCCGAGCGCTCGTACATGCAGACGAGCAACACCCGCGTGGTGATGTTCGAGATGTGCGGTAACGACTACCTGCAGGCGCGCTCCGCGTTCACGGACCAGACGGGCACGTGCAACTATTCCGGCCTGGACACGGCGCTGGCCAACTGCACCTCGTATACGGAGAAGGCCATGCAGGCCATCAACACGTATGCGACGGCGGCCAAGGCGAAGATCGTGATGAACATCTACTATCCGGGCTTCGACGCGGACAACGTGCAGACCAACTGCACGGATCCGGCGACGGGAACCCGGATCAACAAGCGGGGCAAGTTCCTGCCGTACCTGGCCAAGAGCAACTGGCGGACGTGTAGCCTGGCGGAGAAGTACGGCTTCAAGTGCGCGGATGCCTTCGCCGAGTACATGGCGGCCGACTACGACTCGAACGGTGACGGGCAGATCGACCGGGACGCGATCCGCTACCGCTCGGGCGAGACGGAGGCGGCGTACGTGACGCGAGTCACCTCGACGCTGAGCTCGACGCTGCGCGACGCGAACACGCACTTCGCCAACTCGAGCACGAGCTACGACTACATCCAGTCGGACAACACGCACCCGACGTACTACCTGTCGTCCACGGTGTCGGTGGGCTTCTTCGGAGGAACGGGCTCGGGCTCGGGCGGTGCGGACTTCACGGACGCGCAGATCGTGAACGGCCAGAATCCGCAGTGGAACAAGTGGGGCCACGAGCGCGCGGGCTGGATCATGTCGCTGCTGGACCCGGCGGCGCCGTAG
- a CDS encoding Ig-like domain-containing protein has protein sequence MRSFPGNALLTACALALTACNDAPPSPGPSPADTQAPTVTATAPAERAEGLLPGATTEVSITFSEPMDPEAGTLVPSEGLTLGAATWSDRTLKVPVTSIRHDDAYAIELKGFRDVAGNALDGTAFLGDGRLDFRTSSDRPRPAVASASPAEGTRDVYPVEMYYDDSASRPGTYFRKTLTVTFTEAMNPAFAQVTLVNRTDSSIPPRTLTGQWTSDGLTLTVLVSAPEEGGPPLEEESAYTLDLSALRSAAVGNRLDATAVLGDGKLDFTTGKRDGNLEHACSHTFIGSARPVTAATARPPFGFPPPTDEGHIRYRLTLPGEGPREGYTEFVSKPTLDEDVVLYLNQGVQVGAYDDLDGVEVPVDYQATPPACAGITHRARFTAAMGVRSYMMRFGPTDASTLEFVLERYAK, from the coding sequence ATGCGCTCCTTCCCTGGCAATGCCCTGCTCACCGCCTGTGCCCTGGCCCTGACGGCCTGCAACGACGCTCCCCCTTCCCCCGGCCCGTCCCCGGCGGACACCCAGGCCCCCACGGTGACGGCCACCGCTCCCGCCGAGCGTGCGGAGGGACTGCTTCCGGGTGCCACCACCGAGGTGTCCATCACCTTCAGTGAGCCCATGGACCCGGAGGCGGGCACCCTGGTGCCGTCGGAAGGGCTGACGCTCGGCGCCGCCACCTGGTCGGACAGGACGCTGAAGGTGCCCGTCACGAGCATCCGCCATGACGACGCCTACGCCATCGAGCTGAAGGGCTTCCGGGACGTGGCTGGCAACGCGCTGGACGGCACGGCCTTCCTGGGCGACGGGCGGCTGGACTTCCGCACCTCCTCGGACCGCCCCCGCCCGGCCGTGGCCTCCGCGAGCCCGGCGGAGGGGACCCGGGATGTCTACCCCGTGGAGATGTATTACGACGACTCGGCGAGCCGCCCGGGTACGTACTTCCGCAAGACGCTCACCGTGACGTTCACCGAGGCCATGAATCCGGCCTTCGCGCAGGTGACCCTGGTGAACCGTACCGACTCCAGCATCCCGCCGCGCACCCTGACGGGACAGTGGACCTCCGATGGCCTCACGTTGACCGTGCTCGTCTCCGCCCCCGAGGAGGGAGGACCGCCGCTGGAGGAGGAGTCCGCGTACACGCTGGATCTCTCCGCGCTGAGGAGCGCCGCCGTGGGCAACCGGCTCGATGCCACCGCCGTCCTGGGTGATGGAAAGCTGGACTTCACGACCGGCAAGCGCGACGGCAACCTCGAGCACGCCTGCTCCCATACCTTCATCGGCTCGGCACGGCCCGTCACGGCCGCCACAGCCCGCCCGCCCTTCGGGTTCCCGCCCCCGACGGACGAGGGCCACATCCGCTACCGGCTGACACTCCCGGGTGAGGGCCCCCGCGAGGGCTACACGGAGTTCGTGTCCAAGCCCACCCTGGACGAGGACGTCGTGCTGTACCTCAACCAGGGAGTCCAGGTGGGTGCCTACGATGACCTGGACGGAGTCGAGGTCCCCGTGGACTACCAGGCCACGCCCCCGGCCTGCGCTGGCATCACCCACCGGGCGCGCTTCACCGCCGCGATGGGGGTCCGCAGCTACATGATGCGCTTCGGGCCCACCGACGCCTCGACGCTCGAATTCGTCCTGGAGCGGTACGCGAAGTAG
- a CDS encoding AI-2E family transporter: protein MDSDRPVRPPVEPVNDREPVPVPRSQVTVKTVLTICATVVGVLAAIYLLFHGIVTITLCVTAILLAVAFNHGVERLEKWGLRRPVAIGVVISLCLGALVGVSFLIIPSAVAQVREMAVRLPELNARIHETRIFQWLDARIHIDQRLGTLGQGNPGLFQQAVDPALRMVGSVLAGLGAFVTVLFLVVFMLIYGGSVVRGLLAESLPAHRQRYERVLGKVYTSVGGYLSGLALIAVVNATCTTLFLAILGVPFFLPLGILSGLGSLIPLLGATMAGAVLCLVALASGSAWDALAVFVFAVLYQQFENHALAPIVYKRTVELNPLVTLLGIILFAELAGVLGAFLAVPIVGTCQIVIRELLLLRRERLGLPLKGDVAAELEKRGRWRPNFWRRPRHV, encoded by the coding sequence GTGGATTCAGATAGGCCCGTTCGACCGCCAGTCGAGCCGGTGAATGATCGCGAGCCGGTGCCGGTGCCGCGTTCTCAGGTGACGGTGAAGACGGTTCTCACCATCTGCGCCACGGTGGTGGGAGTGCTGGCGGCCATCTACCTGCTGTTCCACGGCATCGTCACCATCACCCTCTGTGTGACGGCCATCCTCCTGGCGGTGGCGTTCAACCACGGCGTGGAGCGCCTGGAGAAGTGGGGGCTGAGGCGGCCGGTGGCCATCGGGGTGGTGATCTCCCTGTGCCTGGGAGCGCTCGTGGGCGTGAGCTTCCTCATCATCCCTTCCGCGGTGGCGCAGGTCCGGGAGATGGCCGTGCGCTTGCCGGAGCTCAACGCACGCATCCACGAGACCCGGATCTTCCAGTGGCTCGACGCACGCATCCACATCGATCAGCGGCTGGGGACGCTCGGCCAGGGGAACCCGGGGCTCTTCCAGCAGGCGGTGGATCCGGCGCTGCGCATGGTGGGAAGCGTGCTGGCCGGACTGGGTGCCTTCGTCACCGTGCTCTTCCTCGTCGTCTTCATGCTCATCTATGGCGGCTCGGTGGTGCGGGGACTGCTCGCCGAGTCCCTCCCGGCCCACCGCCAGCGCTACGAGCGGGTGCTGGGCAAGGTCTACACCTCCGTGGGCGGCTACCTCAGCGGACTGGCCCTCATCGCCGTGGTGAACGCCACCTGCACCACCCTCTTCCTGGCCATCCTCGGCGTGCCCTTCTTCCTACCGCTCGGCATCCTCTCCGGACTGGGCAGCCTCATCCCCCTGCTGGGCGCCACCATGGCCGGCGCGGTCCTCTGCCTGGTGGCGCTCGCCTCGGGCAGTGCCTGGGACGCGCTGGCGGTCTTCGTCTTCGCCGTGCTCTACCAGCAGTTCGAGAACCACGCGCTGGCGCCCATCGTCTACAAGCGCACCGTGGAGCTCAACCCGCTGGTGACGTTGCTCGGCATCATCCTCTTCGCCGAGCTGGCCGGTGTGCTCGGGGCCTTCCTCGCGGTGCCCATCGTGGGCACCTGTCAGATCGTCATCCGCGAGCTGCTCCTCCTGCGGCGCGAGCGCCTGGGCCTGCCCTTGAAGGGAGACGTGGCCGCGGAGCTCGAGAAGCGAGGCCGCTGGCGTCCCAACTTCTGGCGCCGGCCCCGGCACGTGTGA
- a CDS encoding SitI3 family protein — translation MSLDYEFCVASELDPQHILGLVMAELGLVVEARQSEDGCYEDIVGPGFLTYAYCMPAPVRMVYKESLAIEPKLAVHFTLAYDPVPGEWEQAVASMLRGVLAVIRQVQGDAVLVFNGDYVLLLRREGHLVLDTSSGLWNPERLSLVTMPHTLKGLPTM, via the coding sequence ATGTCTCTCGATTATGAATTCTGTGTCGCATCCGAGCTGGACCCACAGCATATCTTGGGGCTGGTGATGGCGGAGTTGGGCCTGGTGGTGGAGGCCAGGCAGTCGGAGGATGGATGCTACGAGGATATCGTGGGTCCCGGATTTCTCACATATGCGTATTGCATGCCGGCCCCGGTGAGGATGGTCTACAAGGAGAGTCTGGCCATCGAGCCCAAGTTGGCCGTCCACTTCACGCTTGCTTATGACCCGGTCCCTGGCGAATGGGAGCAAGCCGTGGCCTCCATGCTCAGGGGTGTGCTGGCGGTAATCCGCCAGGTGCAGGGTGATGCGGTCCTCGTGTTCAATGGGGATTACGTCTTGTTGCTACGTCGAGAGGGCCACCTGGTCCTGGATACCAGCTCTGGACTCTGGAACCCGGAGCGTTTGAGCCTGGTGACCATGCCGCATACGCTCAAGGGTCTTCCCACCATGTAG
- a CDS encoding cyclic nucleotide-binding domain-containing protein — MSDALHQELERLQSLGRTPEALATGEALAADWARRGQPLRAIAVCRVLLQLDPGHVRTPQLLADLYARSDASGAAAPAAGSEALPRVPLFSQLAREPFMELVGAVEPRSFQPGQSLITEGELGRSTFALVEGRVDVMRQMEGGERRTLASLGEGEFFGEIALVSESPRLATVVATQPTVALELPRTRVERLALKHPAVAETAHSFYRERLLANVLRSNPVFSALAPAQRQALSRIFELRTVEAGQVIIEQGQRGEALYLLLTGQCSPVLRQPDGRQKAFSSLREGDVFGEISLLLGRPASATVRADTQCHLLRLGQEAFEQHVLSQPGVRAALMRLGTERLLHISKLLSGRAAHEGDQRV, encoded by the coding sequence ATGTCCGACGCACTGCATCAGGAACTCGAGCGGCTTCAGTCGCTCGGCCGTACGCCCGAGGCCCTCGCCACCGGAGAGGCCCTGGCGGCCGATTGGGCCCGGCGCGGCCAGCCGCTGCGCGCCATCGCGGTGTGCAGGGTCCTCCTCCAACTCGACCCGGGCCATGTGCGCACGCCGCAACTGCTGGCGGACCTGTACGCGCGCTCCGATGCCTCGGGGGCGGCCGCTCCCGCCGCCGGCTCCGAGGCGCTGCCTCGAGTGCCCCTCTTCTCGCAGCTCGCCCGCGAGCCCTTCATGGAGCTGGTGGGCGCGGTGGAGCCGCGCTCCTTCCAGCCCGGACAGAGCCTCATCACCGAGGGCGAGCTGGGCAGGTCCACGTTCGCCCTCGTCGAGGGGCGGGTGGACGTGATGCGCCAGATGGAGGGCGGCGAGCGGCGCACACTCGCCTCGCTGGGGGAGGGCGAGTTCTTCGGGGAGATCGCCCTCGTCTCCGAGAGTCCGCGGCTGGCGACCGTGGTGGCGACCCAGCCCACCGTGGCGCTCGAGCTGCCGCGGACGCGCGTGGAGCGGCTCGCCCTCAAGCACCCCGCCGTCGCCGAGACGGCGCACTCCTTCTACCGGGAGCGGCTGCTGGCCAACGTGCTGCGCAGCAACCCCGTCTTCTCCGCGCTGGCCCCCGCGCAGCGGCAGGCGCTGTCACGCATCTTCGAGCTGCGGACCGTGGAGGCCGGGCAGGTCATCATCGAGCAGGGCCAGCGGGGCGAGGCCCTGTACCTGCTGTTGACGGGCCAGTGCTCGCCGGTGCTGCGCCAACCGGACGGGCGGCAGAAGGCGTTCTCCTCGCTGCGGGAGGGGGATGTCTTCGGGGAGATCTCCCTGCTGCTCGGCCGGCCGGCGAGTGCCACGGTGCGCGCGGACACCCAGTGCCACCTGCTGCGGCTGGGGCAGGAGGCCTTCGAGCAGCACGTCCTCAGTCAACCCGGAGTTCGCGCGGCGCTCATGCGTCTGGGCACGGAGCGCCTGCTGCACATCTCCAAGCTGCTCTCCGGCCGCGCCGCGCACGAGGGAGATCAGCGCGTCTGA
- a CDS encoding SDR family NAD(P)-dependent oxidoreductase yields MSQKLELRGKWTLVTGASSGLGVEIARSIARDHGGNVLVVARRRDRLEALCEELRSRHGVQAACITADLSHPEDVERVFTEATRERDIHAVVLNAGVTYWGEALKLSWSEFQSMLNTNVTSMVRLSTLFMSYLVERGMKGGVMLVSSMASIIPVPYQAAYSGTKAFVTSYGQALAQEVRHTGVSVTVFVPGGISTEMLDRTGLSNRFKAGELGMMTAEQASAHAVRAFIHRRELYVPGLINQTLALAARMLPRGFLAQRTAALYRPEP; encoded by the coding sequence ATGAGTCAGAAGCTGGAGCTTCGAGGGAAGTGGACCCTCGTCACCGGAGCCTCGTCGGGGCTGGGCGTGGAGATCGCCCGGTCCATCGCGAGGGACCATGGCGGCAACGTGCTCGTGGTGGCGCGGAGGCGCGACCGGTTGGAGGCGCTGTGCGAGGAGCTGCGCTCGCGCCACGGGGTGCAGGCGGCCTGCATCACGGCCGACCTGTCACACCCGGAGGACGTGGAGCGCGTCTTCACCGAGGCCACGCGCGAGCGGGACATCCACGCCGTGGTCCTCAACGCCGGGGTGACGTACTGGGGCGAGGCGCTGAAGCTGAGCTGGAGCGAGTTCCAGTCCATGCTGAACACCAACGTCACCAGCATGGTGCGCCTGTCCACGCTCTTCATGAGCTACCTCGTCGAGCGGGGGATGAAGGGCGGAGTGATGCTCGTGTCGAGCATGGCGAGCATCATCCCGGTGCCGTACCAGGCGGCCTACAGCGGCACCAAGGCCTTCGTCACCAGCTATGGCCAGGCGCTGGCGCAGGAGGTGCGGCACACGGGCGTGTCCGTCACCGTCTTCGTTCCGGGCGGCATCTCCACGGAGATGCTGGACAGGACGGGGCTGTCCAACCGCTTCAAGGCGGGGGAGCTGGGGATGATGACGGCCGAGCAGGCATCCGCGCACGCGGTGCGGGCCTTCATCCACCGCAGGGAGCTCTACGTGCCCGGGCTGATCAACCAGACGCTGGCCCTGGCCGCGAGGATGCTCCCGCGCGGCTTCCTGGCCCAGCGCACGGCGGCCCTCTACCGCCCCGAGCCCTGA
- a CDS encoding putative metal-binding motif-containing protein: MKMTMRNICGALMGLSLAACGPGLEEEQGTSQQEQELEAGCTALGSGITSHSCAHSTNSADHVSVTATSGLTAATPGISTAHKQFDVTLPASAAGTVKFQPATAGSWAFYLTQNTAITVKDSAGNTLSAALTHSVSGCSLTKVAVYNLSSTTTAYQVVLGPASGNLVGVVAERVEDYTVRYYQDSDGDAWGNSSVSVLTACVPPAGYITQRYDCNDTNASINPSAAEITGNSVDENCNGSLTN, encoded by the coding sequence ATGAAGATGACGATGCGGAACATCTGCGGTGCGCTCATGGGCCTGTCGCTCGCGGCCTGCGGCCCGGGCCTGGAGGAGGAGCAGGGCACCTCGCAGCAGGAGCAGGAGCTGGAGGCCGGCTGCACGGCGCTCGGCTCCGGCATCACCTCGCACTCCTGCGCGCACTCGACCAACAGCGCGGATCACGTGAGCGTGACGGCGACGAGCGGCCTCACCGCCGCGACGCCGGGCATCAGCACCGCCCACAAGCAGTTCGACGTGACGCTGCCGGCCAGCGCCGCGGGCACGGTGAAGTTCCAGCCGGCCACCGCGGGCTCCTGGGCCTTCTACCTGACGCAGAACACCGCCATCACGGTGAAGGACAGCGCGGGCAACACGCTCAGCGCCGCCCTCACCCACTCCGTGAGCGGCTGCTCGCTGACGAAGGTGGCCGTGTACAACCTGAGCAGCACCACCACCGCGTATCAGGTGGTGCTGGGGCCCGCGTCGGGCAACCTGGTGGGCGTGGTCGCCGAGCGCGTGGAGGACTACACCGTCCGCTACTACCAGGACTCGGATGGTGACGCCTGGGGCAACAGCAGCGTCTCCGTGCTCACCGCGTGCGTGCCGCCGGCCGGCTACATCACCCAGCGCTACGACTGCAACGACACGAACGCCAGCATCAACCCCTCGGCCGCGGAGATCACCGGCAACAGCGTGGACGAGAACTGCAACGGCTCGCTGACGAACTAG
- the lepB gene encoding signal peptidase I: MGRTHDSTPNRSRWRPYLVEVVALAVLFVGRASLADHYHVPSGSMEPTLRIQDHLAVDKRAYGLRIPLTHIWLTETEPLRGDVVVFDSPIDGKVMVKRLVGLPGDRVLFDGESLVLNGQPVEQRFTEDGARLELLPGALHPLDPEPYQGPAMNEVVIPPRYYLVLGDHRGNSADSRVWGLVPRENLLGRAVAVLYSPREGLSAGERWWIPLRTDERTGVDTRLTR, encoded by the coding sequence ATGGGTCGCACACACGACAGCACACCGAACCGATCCAGGTGGAGGCCGTACCTCGTCGAAGTGGTCGCGCTGGCGGTGCTCTTCGTCGGCCGCGCCAGTCTCGCCGACCACTACCACGTGCCCTCCGGCTCGATGGAGCCCACGCTGCGCATCCAGGACCACCTGGCAGTGGACAAGCGGGCATACGGGCTGCGCATCCCCCTCACCCACATCTGGCTCACCGAGACGGAGCCCCTACGGGGAGACGTCGTCGTCTTCGACTCGCCCATCGATGGCAAGGTGATGGTGAAGCGGCTGGTGGGCCTGCCGGGCGACCGCGTCCTCTTCGATGGGGAGTCGCTCGTCCTCAACGGGCAGCCCGTGGAGCAGCGCTTCACCGAGGATGGAGCGCGGCTCGAGCTGCTGCCGGGAGCGCTCCACCCCCTCGACCCGGAGCCCTACCAGGGGCCGGCGATGAACGAGGTGGTGATCCCGCCGCGGTATTACCTGGTGCTCGGGGACCACCGGGGTAATTCGGCCGACAGCCGCGTCTGGGGACTGGTGCCCCGGGAGAATCTGCTCGGCCGCGCGGTGGCCGTGCTCTACAGCCCTCGCGAGGGGCTCTCCGCGGGCGAGCGCTGGTGGATTCCCCTGCGCACGGACGAGAGAACCGGCGTCGATACGCGCCTCACGCGTTAG